A genomic segment from Eisenibacter elegans DSM 3317 encodes:
- the pdxA gene encoding 4-hydroxythreonine-4-phosphate dehydrogenase PdxA — MQHKSPHERPVIGITMGDYNGIGIEVLLKALDNNRILKICTPVLYGSMKIVARYRKLLDLKDWFINTIPSIDQITHKKTNLVTTWDTKQVEIQPGSPTEDSGKFAFLALQKATEDLKNGFLDAVVTAPINKHNIQQEGFRFAGHTEYFTEQFGQQDSLMFLVSERIRVGVVTGHIPHQEVARQLSAERISRKLQLMLQSLRQDFGIARPKVAVLGLNPHAGEDGLLGTEEQQIIRPVIVDFKKQGHLVYGPFPADGFFASHDYRRYDAVLAMYHDQGLIPFKMMAFDDGVNFTAGLPVVRTSPDHGTAYDIAGKGIADEGSMLAAIFAAVDIVRSREQLSTTDTHSDE; from the coding sequence ATGCAACATAAATCACCACACGAGCGCCCCGTCATCGGCATTACGATGGGCGACTACAACGGTATCGGTATTGAAGTGCTCCTCAAGGCCCTAGACAACAACCGCATCCTCAAGATATGTACACCGGTGCTCTATGGCTCTATGAAGATAGTGGCGCGCTACCGTAAGCTACTAGACCTGAAGGACTGGTTTATCAATACCATCCCCTCAATAGACCAAATTACGCACAAAAAGACCAATCTGGTTACGACTTGGGATACCAAGCAGGTTGAGATACAGCCCGGCAGCCCTACAGAAGACTCAGGTAAGTTTGCTTTTTTGGCCTTACAAAAAGCCACCGAAGACCTGAAGAATGGCTTTTTGGATGCTGTTGTTACGGCTCCTATCAACAAACATAATATCCAGCAGGAAGGCTTCCGTTTTGCGGGGCATACGGAGTATTTTACGGAGCAGTTTGGCCAACAAGACAGCCTGATGTTCTTGGTGTCGGAGCGCATCCGGGTGGGCGTGGTTACGGGGCATATTCCTCACCAAGAGGTCGCCCGCCAGCTGAGTGCTGAGCGCATTAGCCGCAAGCTCCAGCTGATGCTTCAGTCGCTGCGCCAAGATTTTGGCATCGCCCGCCCCAAGGTTGCCGTATTGGGGCTGAACCCTCACGCCGGCGAAGACGGTCTGCTGGGTACAGAAGAGCAGCAAATCATCCGCCCGGTGATTGTAGATTTCAAAAAACAGGGCCACTTGGTGTATGGTCCTTTTCCGGCAGATGGCTTTTTTGCCAGCCACGACTACCGCCGCTATGATGCAGTATTGGCGATGTATCATGACCAAGGGCTGATTCCCTTCAAGATGATGGCTTTTGATGATGGAGTCAACTTTACTGCCGGCTTACCAGTAGTACGTACTTCTCCTGACCATGGCACGGCCTACGACATCGCCGGCAAGGGCATTGCAGACGAAGGCTCGATGTTGGCTGCTATTTTTGCGGCAGTAGATATTGTCCGCAGCCGAGAGCAATTGAGCACCACAGACACGCATTCGGACGAATAG
- a CDS encoding 3-hydroxybutyryl-CoA dehydrogenase, producing MKNITVIGSGTMGNGIAHVFAQYGYEVSLVDISAEALQKALQTIDKNLSRQVAKGSLSEADQAATLARITTYTNIEEAAPKADLIVEAATENIELKKKIFVQLDSLAPAHTILATNTSSISITQIAAVTKRPDKVIGMHFMNPVPVMKLVEVINGYATSAETTETILALSKNISKVPTAVNDYPGFVANRILLPMINEAIYALYEGVGGVSEIDTVMKLGMAHPMGPLQLADFIGLDVCLYILRVMHEGLGNPKYAPCPLLVNMVEAGHKGVKSGIGFYEYQAGNKELVVAPRFR from the coding sequence ATGAAAAATATCACTGTCATCGGTTCGGGCACTATGGGCAACGGCATCGCCCACGTATTTGCACAATACGGCTATGAGGTTTCGCTAGTCGATATTTCGGCAGAAGCCCTCCAAAAAGCCCTCCAAACTATCGACAAGAACCTAAGCCGCCAAGTGGCCAAAGGCAGCCTCAGCGAGGCCGACCAAGCCGCTACGCTGGCGCGCATCACGACCTACACCAATATCGAAGAAGCCGCCCCCAAGGCAGATCTCATCGTAGAAGCTGCCACTGAAAACATTGAGCTCAAGAAGAAAATCTTTGTCCAGCTCGACAGCCTCGCGCCTGCACATACCATCTTGGCCACCAATACCTCGTCTATCTCTATCACCCAGATAGCCGCCGTAACCAAGCGCCCTGACAAGGTAATCGGGATGCATTTTATGAACCCTGTACCGGTGATGAAGTTGGTAGAGGTAATCAATGGCTATGCTACCAGCGCCGAAACTACTGAGACCATTTTGGCGCTGTCTAAGAATATTAGCAAAGTACCTACGGCAGTAAACGACTACCCGGGCTTTGTGGCCAACCGCATCTTGTTGCCAATGATCAACGAGGCGATTTATGCGCTGTACGAAGGCGTAGGCGGTGTGTCAGAAATCGATACCGTGATGAAGCTTGGCATGGCACACCCTATGGGCCCGCTCCAATTGGCCGATTTTATTGGCCTAGATGTGTGTCTATACATCTTGCGTGTGATGCACGAAGGCTTGGGCAACCCCAAATACGCTCCGTGCCCGCTGCTGGTCAATATGGTCGAAGCCGGCCACAAAGGCGTAAAATCAGGCATCGGCTTCTACGAATACCAAGCCGGCAACAAAGAGCTGGTGGTGGCCCCACGCTTCCGTTAA
- the sucC gene encoding ADP-forming succinate--CoA ligase subunit beta: protein MNIHEYQAKETFNAYGVGIQRGIVADTPEKALEAAQKLNADTGTSWYVIKAQIHAGGRGKGGGVKLAKSLDDVKTISSQIIGMQLVTPQTGPEGKKVHQVLVAEDVYYPGESEPKEFYVSILLDRQSGRNAIIASTEGGMDIEEVAEKTPEKIITEIIDPKIGLRDFQVRKLAFALGLEGKAFKEMVSFIKNLYKAYEGIDASLVEVNPALKTSDNRIIAVDGKVNIDDNALYRQPKIEEMRDEREEDPFEVEARASHLNYVKLEGNVGCMVNGAGLAMATMDMIKLSGGDPANFLDVGGGANAKTVEAGFRLILKDPNVKAILINIFGGIVRCDRVANGVVEAYKNIGDIQVPIIVRLQGTNAEEGAKIIDESGLKVYSAISLKEAAERVKQVLA, encoded by the coding sequence ATGAATATTCACGAATATCAAGCCAAGGAGACTTTCAACGCCTACGGGGTGGGTATCCAGCGCGGCATTGTGGCCGATACTCCCGAAAAAGCCCTCGAAGCTGCCCAAAAACTCAACGCCGACACTGGCACAAGCTGGTATGTCATCAAAGCCCAAATCCACGCCGGTGGCCGTGGCAAAGGCGGTGGTGTGAAGCTGGCCAAAAGCTTGGATGATGTGAAGACCATCTCCTCACAAATCATCGGGATGCAATTGGTAACTCCCCAAACAGGCCCCGAAGGCAAAAAAGTACACCAAGTGCTAGTAGCAGAAGATGTGTACTACCCCGGAGAATCAGAGCCGAAAGAATTTTATGTCAGCATCTTGCTCGACCGCCAAAGCGGACGCAATGCCATCATCGCCAGTACAGAAGGCGGGATGGATATTGAAGAGGTAGCCGAAAAGACTCCTGAGAAAATCATCACCGAAATCATTGACCCTAAAATCGGTCTGCGCGACTTCCAAGTGCGCAAGCTTGCTTTTGCTCTCGGCCTCGAAGGCAAAGCATTTAAGGAAATGGTGAGCTTCATCAAAAACTTGTACAAGGCATATGAAGGCATCGATGCTTCGTTGGTAGAAGTAAACCCTGCCCTCAAAACTTCTGACAACCGCATCATCGCCGTAGATGGTAAAGTAAACATCGATGACAATGCCCTCTACCGCCAGCCCAAAATCGAAGAGATGCGTGATGAGCGCGAAGAGGATCCCTTCGAAGTAGAAGCCCGTGCCTCACATCTCAACTATGTAAAGCTCGAAGGCAACGTAGGTTGTATGGTGAATGGCGCTGGTTTGGCGATGGCCACAATGGATATGATCAAGCTCTCTGGTGGCGACCCTGCCAACTTCCTCGATGTAGGGGGTGGCGCCAATGCCAAAACAGTAGAGGCTGGTTTCCGCCTGATTTTGAAAGACCCCAACGTAAAAGCTATCCTGATCAACATCTTCGGAGGCATTGTCCGTTGTGATCGTGTAGCCAACGGAGTGGTAGAAGCTTACAAAAACATTGGCGACATCCAAGTACCAATCATTGTGCGTTTGCAAGGAACCAACGCCGAAGAAGGTGCCAAAATCATTGATGAGTCTGGCCTGAAAGTATACTCAGCCATCTCTCTCAAAGAAGCCGCCGAACGCGTAAAGCAAGTATTGGCCTAA